A region of Maridesulfovibrio sp. DNA encodes the following proteins:
- a CDS encoding LPD38 domain-containing protein — translation MDMNALFDQAVRELDYEQKTQNAPGSPDKGSPVFSSVPQVPVDTSVPEQQGFGMPFVDSAIDSTVGMYHGLAAGSAGLGESFGAGLQWLGNRMDSDTVADAGEAIADYYKPLRESHAPAKELQGNVMDNPELMARGDWWTYQVGNLGPSLGAAMIPGAAVGKFVQVGGKALQLTPQLLERAARIGQALGAGAGGGALEGTSTYREVLEAGGSEKEAARAGEMMALASAGLNAVSFGKMFSKAGQGVVAKTTKHLGSGLVEGISEWAEEPAESISKDLAHYIETGEMKPGVWKRVKQAAKEGVNVIGPAAITGVGGSVMSGPAGLSGEEDSSNQNFIEQIEQIKAGATVDLLEGDAETSERHDGMMSSRQTEAERKPADLRSPLVKMRDFYSQQEKDLGQERESGFGLQGVIDSQYESPAGMSDLKADIQERYRFRPDQDLEQRINHEMAMRDGWRPAEFENESSLSPSGEPQVLSSFEPVDLLLQEKPQIVPEFKGGMSGFGDQYRENMFRDASGMYDVAAPEVVAHPDFDQKAAEAAEFNRNWDQNLEQAWFKAVEELEKEGKGSDPVVRVPEVELSNQPEIEFPSYGLTGGLDSVNTDLLQDSAVDLPQRQDVMTSSRQNELQEDLFDVAMLELEEEGQSEKGKGNETTLEHTDGQDKVRYEFRELDEVVPSHDALKNFIKHPSYPQEAQERPYHSDPGEQQKVKGHASPLKPQHFVNDNPTAASGPPIVTSDGITLGGNSRIMSLALAYDQHSDQAQRYKNVLRRKAKQFGLKSEDLKDMKKPVLVRVLQDEVKDLSRASRIYNQDFTQGLDPKAEAVSRGRMLSDESRAHLGAEMENHETLRQFLDSSRSSDFMAGLKRDGVLEETQLVRFINKETGLLNSDGKNFIESVLRGVVVDSHDVLDMAPPSALAKLDKALPALIQANNRGPDWSLNFPVRDALRIVGKARSESIPVKQFLNQGQLVETVPGLNDKRARILAEAFGTKPGEGSGLKSFKTSCEQYAKLSGMSAEGQSLLPGLSVPEPAESFDKAFIGGINKREEKDKNVPDTASNLEPDSSESGTENQVGEPHVSGQSGSDGSGDSGRGEQSGQAGILQQSDNLLRSGSTSFGRERGDNSVSGAERQDGTAQRTSGDFGFGRSSRTDDSGEQTDSGTAGRTTETGSERSGGSVSLLGSGNRKASPDRLLSIEEKVRQQKEADSSIKVVPGNLENIRETLPVLFPEQQDDVYKAEQRFANTEDDTSRGMLFTNGTGTGKTYTGLGVIKRFVRQGKSNIAIVVPTDKKARDWIEDGRNLHLDITQLSGINDGGRDVVVTTYANFGQNEALAKRDFDLLVFDESHKLCENAQGGETHAWQMMNRLAGPFMPQQSAKMAFSDEILKAAKKHKGFELSESAEKSPWTINEKFIPKDLMQRIEGKAERLLETKVVFLSASPFAYDKTVRYADGFLFDSDHGMKEDGFRSYNTGSNWDQFMMSKFGYRMRYNKLTVPESGVESALMERQFNEWLKKKGALSGRSLQLNQDYSRQFVDVPAQLGEKIQKGIESMSDREKYPDLAGIVHKAFDYHYTTSLLEALKARSAVNRVQEHLDLGRKVVVFHSRNKGMPGHPFSFARFDKACGYDTKAMAQFKKWVADNPAYARMDIRGLQNVRDEMGEAFGDKVAFFSGKESKKERVKAVNEFNDDSSGVDVIVVQKDAGKEGISLHDKIGEKQRALVSLYLPTKPTDAIQTEGRIYRLGLMSDAVIEYLKTGLSFESRAFGQKISERAGAAENLAMGELARDLRTAFREGYLDSTSRAPSLEQGRGGKEADSFVEQASPFDQAKTHYYSQQKRTSRNKAREGSDYFATPEPLGFKMVEWLDLKPGESVLEPSAGHGAIARYFPESADITTVEPSDELFSKMSVICDGRKINERFENLAAVNKYDGIAMNPPFGSGGRTAVDHLGKAFNHLREGGRVVCILPEGPAADRKFDKWYESKEAEHAHKVAEFGLPSATFGRAGTKVKTRIVVIDKLGKGAEGVQSRGRTDFSADTVEELFERIESVTAPERVVKKADTEASLKEAGLELKQASNSKGDFWVVTGETYQNKQALKEAGARWNRAEKGWAFYQEESPLQDIAEQLDRLPASLGGTVLEPVDRSTYDERSKRTTKETRLYEEQLRKEYGLDFPDGSVFAVKPGRVRRADGNVSDPIHQEVGREGVYSQTLSSSREGLETLDRIAGLFGKKLVYVASDLPILPAEAHADLKQNIVFMRPDSNHPHLFLLGHEIVHLMKSEAPALYNKFYDLADNQINEGIWEKHHKWRERLERESGREKGLTREHADEEFLADVSGEQFLEPSFWEDMAEEEPSLFQKFGEKVKQLLDRVLSVFKQEGTANRYFHDIELVRKGLVSVLAEYSRQQNAKPSSRQDVKTSKRNDGIHFSKTSNPRNHTSTRNVRGAVQGLQAKAENALPLEVVSVFEELPEHIRKAFKAQGGGYCEACNDPKTGKVWMVAENIASRKRAVELWMHEQGAHHGLRGLMGDKDYVSLLGKVHRAARREAGYKEVIADYDLNLSERGDRYLAAHEYLARLAEKVRLDEVLSPKEKSIWRKVVDAVLNWLARIRVKLPGSLTRAELNRLVSDVVFWTVHGESAADIKSGEAAPSYSRSNPNLKSAMSKIGSKGEIKSPVAEKINQVREFLRTELNQGMFDRFASLKDLDSAAGVDNFEDSAYVAARMSTSHADQIAAVIEHGHPVWRDGAMDVEGEGLAKVFEPVAGELDRYTAWLVGLRARKLMDEGRENLFSKDEIDELCALNNGRETKYEDVRQNYIQFKTKVLDFAEAAGVVSGSGRLVWEHDEYIPFYRINDEADVKAPKGKKGIASQYSGIRRLQGGTANLGDPFENIIRNYSHLIDASVKNRAMEQAMTNAEKIGEAVPADFKWQALKLKGGALRSALVKTLGDDKAVGQLSAAQRDSLQTVFRMVAPDAKDIVHVLRDGKPVYYHVGDPLLLRSLTAVNLQSWNNMGMKAARFFKRLLTTGVTSTPDFMLRNLVRDTVHAWGVDRTGHFVPVIGSFRGAIKSLRKDSDTVKMMAAGAAFHGGYSYGHDPGAGKLVVEKLVKKHDIDESTIIDTPKKMAKFMKFGWDRWQEFGSAFENATRARLYEGVKEKGGSHLEAAYEAKDIMDYSMGGDWPAIRFLCETVPFFGARMVGLHRLGRGAYENPQSFLAKGAMVAMASVLLYLNNRDRDEFKELEHWDRDNYYHFFVGDQHFRMPKPFEIGAIFGTLPERLTEYAVDGQDGDLLADRLQFMLTQTFSVGTPQIITPVLEQWADKSFFTGRSIVPMRLKRLRPEAQRDHRTSETAALLGEKTGTSPKRIEHLVNGYFGTLGVYALSMSDIITRRMVDAPEMPSRRLDDMPLIKSFYRDKPAKHSRYLTELYDMIHEADELYSTVKAYAQSGSSEKAMQLLQDEDNRKLLGKRGGLNQLRRAIGEIETGIRQVHLSRILTPAQKRERIDALLEKRNGVVRKVMGD, via the coding sequence ATGGATATGAACGCCTTGTTTGATCAGGCTGTCAGGGAACTGGACTACGAACAGAAAACGCAGAATGCACCGGGTTCTCCTGATAAGGGGAGCCCGGTTTTTTCGTCTGTGCCGCAAGTGCCGGTCGATACGTCCGTGCCGGAACAGCAAGGTTTTGGTATGCCTTTCGTAGATTCAGCAATTGATTCCACTGTGGGTATGTACCACGGACTTGCTGCCGGATCCGCCGGACTTGGTGAATCATTCGGTGCCGGGCTGCAGTGGCTGGGTAATCGGATGGATAGCGATACGGTTGCTGATGCAGGTGAAGCCATTGCGGACTACTACAAGCCGCTGCGGGAATCCCATGCTCCTGCCAAGGAATTGCAGGGGAATGTTATGGATAATCCTGAACTGATGGCTCGCGGTGACTGGTGGACTTATCAGGTTGGTAATCTTGGTCCCTCATTGGGAGCGGCCATGATTCCCGGGGCTGCTGTAGGTAAGTTTGTTCAGGTTGGAGGAAAGGCCCTGCAGCTTACTCCACAACTCCTTGAACGCGCAGCGCGTATCGGCCAGGCTCTGGGCGCTGGTGCCGGAGGCGGTGCGCTTGAGGGGACAAGCACATACCGGGAAGTTTTGGAGGCTGGTGGTTCAGAAAAGGAAGCAGCTCGTGCCGGCGAAATGATGGCTTTGGCCAGTGCCGGGTTGAATGCTGTTTCATTTGGTAAGATGTTCTCTAAGGCCGGGCAGGGTGTTGTGGCCAAGACAACAAAACACCTCGGCTCTGGTCTTGTAGAAGGGATCAGCGAATGGGCTGAAGAACCTGCAGAATCTATTTCCAAGGATCTGGCACATTATATTGAGACCGGGGAAATGAAGCCTGGTGTCTGGAAGCGTGTCAAACAAGCCGCCAAGGAGGGCGTGAACGTCATTGGGCCTGCAGCTATTACCGGTGTAGGCGGTTCTGTAATGTCTGGTCCTGCAGGTTTGTCTGGAGAGGAAGACAGTTCCAATCAGAATTTCATCGAACAGATTGAGCAGATCAAAGCTGGTGCTACCGTGGATCTGCTGGAAGGTGACGCTGAAACGTCAGAGCGTCATGACGGTATGATGTCAAGCCGTCAAACAGAAGCGGAAAGGAAACCGGCGGATCTTCGTTCTCCATTGGTGAAGATGAGGGATTTCTATTCCCAGCAGGAAAAGGATCTTGGTCAGGAGCGTGAATCTGGATTCGGCCTTCAGGGGGTCATTGATTCTCAGTATGAGTCGCCGGCAGGGATGAGCGATCTTAAAGCAGACATCCAGGAGCGATACAGATTCCGTCCTGATCAGGACCTTGAGCAGCGTATTAATCATGAAATGGCCATGAGGGATGGCTGGCGACCTGCAGAGTTTGAAAATGAATCGTCTTTATCACCGTCAGGGGAACCTCAAGTTCTGTCTTCATTTGAACCGGTGGACCTTCTGCTACAGGAAAAGCCGCAGATTGTTCCTGAGTTTAAAGGTGGAATGAGCGGTTTCGGGGATCAGTACCGGGAGAATATGTTTCGTGATGCTTCCGGGATGTATGATGTGGCGGCTCCCGAAGTTGTCGCTCATCCTGATTTTGATCAGAAAGCAGCTGAAGCTGCAGAGTTTAATAGAAACTGGGATCAGAATCTCGAACAAGCCTGGTTTAAAGCTGTCGAAGAGTTGGAAAAGGAAGGTAAAGGGAGTGATCCGGTCGTGCGAGTGCCGGAGGTTGAGCTGTCTAATCAGCCTGAGATAGAATTCCCTTCATATGGACTTACGGGTGGACTGGACAGCGTAAACACAGATCTTCTTCAAGATAGTGCAGTTGATCTGCCACAGCGTCAAGACGTCATGACGTCAAGCCGTCAAAATGAGCTGCAAGAGGATCTGTTTGATGTGGCCATGCTTGAGCTGGAGGAAGAAGGGCAGTCTGAAAAGGGCAAAGGTAACGAAACAACCCTTGAGCATACTGACGGTCAGGACAAGGTTCGTTATGAATTTCGTGAGCTGGATGAAGTTGTTCCTTCCCACGATGCGCTGAAGAATTTTATCAAACATCCATCCTATCCTCAGGAAGCTCAGGAGCGTCCTTACCATTCGGATCCCGGTGAACAGCAGAAAGTTAAAGGTCATGCTTCTCCGCTCAAGCCGCAGCATTTTGTGAACGACAACCCGACCGCTGCCAGTGGACCGCCGATCGTTACTTCGGACGGAATTACCCTTGGCGGTAACTCCCGGATTATGTCTTTGGCTTTGGCCTATGACCAGCATAGCGACCAAGCACAGCGTTACAAGAATGTTCTGAGGCGGAAGGCTAAGCAGTTTGGCCTGAAGTCTGAGGACCTGAAGGACATGAAAAAGCCGGTTCTTGTTCGAGTGCTGCAGGACGAAGTGAAGGATTTGTCCAGGGCTTCCAGAATTTACAATCAGGATTTCACTCAGGGACTCGATCCTAAAGCGGAAGCTGTGTCCAGAGGCCGGATGCTGTCCGATGAATCTCGTGCTCATCTTGGCGCAGAGATGGAGAATCATGAAACCCTGAGACAGTTCCTTGATTCCTCAAGGTCTTCTGATTTCATGGCTGGGCTTAAAAGGGATGGAGTTCTTGAAGAAACCCAACTGGTCAGGTTCATCAATAAGGAAACCGGGCTGCTCAATAGTGATGGTAAGAATTTTATTGAATCAGTTCTACGTGGCGTAGTGGTGGATAGCCATGACGTTCTGGATATGGCTCCTCCTTCTGCTCTGGCAAAGCTTGATAAGGCTCTTCCTGCATTGATTCAGGCTAATAACCGGGGGCCGGATTGGAGTTTGAATTTCCCTGTGCGGGATGCCTTGCGCATTGTTGGCAAAGCCAGAAGTGAATCCATTCCGGTTAAACAGTTTTTGAATCAGGGCCAGTTGGTTGAAACTGTTCCGGGGCTTAACGATAAAAGAGCGCGGATCCTTGCTGAAGCATTTGGCACTAAGCCCGGCGAAGGTTCAGGATTGAAGTCTTTCAAGACCTCTTGTGAGCAGTATGCAAAACTATCCGGTATGTCTGCTGAAGGGCAAAGTCTTCTTCCTGGCTTATCTGTCCCTGAACCTGCTGAAAGTTTTGACAAGGCTTTTATTGGGGGTATAAATAAAAGAGAGGAGAAAGATAAAAATGTACCAGATACCGCAAGCAATTTGGAACCAGATAGCTCAGAGTCAGGAACTGAAAACCAAGTGGGCGAGCCACATGTTTCAGGTCAGTCCGGAAGTGATGGATCTGGTGATTCAGGACGTGGAGAACAATCTGGACAAGCTGGGATACTCCAGCAAAGCGATAACCTCTTACGTTCAGGTAGTACCTCTTTTGGTAGAGAGAGAGGCGATAACAGCGTTTCTGGAGCAGAGCGGCAGGATGGAACTGCGCAACGCACTTCCGGAGATTTTGGATTTGGACGAAGCAGTAGAACTGATGACTCTGGAGAACAGACTGACTCCGGAACAGCAGGAAGAACTACGGAAACTGGATCCGAACGATCCGGCGGATCTGTCTCATTACTGGGGAGCGGCAATCGAAAAGCATCTCCAGATCGATTACTTTCAATAGAAGAAAAAGTTCGTCAGCAGAAAGAGGCGGACTCATCCATTAAGGTTGTTCCCGGAAACCTTGAGAACATCCGTGAAACCCTTCCTGTCCTGTTTCCCGAACAGCAGGACGATGTCTATAAAGCCGAACAGCGTTTTGCCAACACCGAAGACGATACAAGCCGAGGTATGCTTTTTACCAATGGCACCGGGACCGGGAAAACTTATACCGGGCTTGGCGTTATCAAGCGTTTTGTGCGTCAGGGCAAATCCAATATTGCTATTGTAGTTCCTACCGACAAGAAGGCCCGTGACTGGATTGAGGACGGGCGTAACCTGCATCTTGATATTACCCAGCTTAGCGGAATCAATGACGGTGGCCGGGATGTTGTTGTTACCACCTATGCCAACTTCGGGCAGAATGAAGCCCTCGCCAAACGCGATTTCGACCTTCTTGTTTTCGATGAATCCCATAAGCTTTGCGAAAATGCGCAGGGTGGTGAAACCCATGCCTGGCAAATGATGAACAGGCTGGCTGGTCCGTTTATGCCGCAGCAGAGTGCGAAGATGGCTTTTTCAGATGAGATCCTGAAGGCAGCTAAAAAGCATAAAGGTTTTGAGCTGAGCGAGAGCGCTGAAAAGTCTCCTTGGACTATCAACGAAAAATTCATCCCCAAAGATTTGATGCAGCGCATCGAGGGCAAGGCAGAACGGCTCCTTGAAACCAAGGTTGTTTTCCTTTCCGCTTCTCCCTTTGCTTATGACAAGACTGTCCGTTATGCGGATGGTTTTCTGTTTGATAGCGATCACGGGATGAAAGAGGATGGATTCAGATCCTACAACACCGGTTCCAATTGGGATCAGTTTATGATGAGCAAGTTCGGTTACCGGATGCGCTACAACAAGCTGACTGTTCCCGAATCAGGTGTTGAGTCCGCGCTCATGGAACGGCAGTTCAACGAGTGGCTGAAAAAGAAGGGTGCTCTTTCCGGGCGTAGTCTGCAGCTCAATCAGGACTATTCCCGTCAGTTCGTGGACGTGCCGGCGCAGCTGGGCGAGAAGATCCAGAAAGGAATCGAGTCCATGTCCGACCGGGAGAAGTATCCGGATCTGGCCGGAATTGTTCATAAGGCTTTTGACTACCACTATACCACCAGTTTGCTTGAGGCGCTGAAGGCGCGTAGTGCTGTTAACCGTGTTCAGGAGCATCTTGACCTTGGCCGTAAGGTTGTTGTCTTTCATTCCCGCAATAAGGGTATGCCGGGGCATCCTTTTAGTTTTGCTCGTTTTGATAAAGCATGTGGTTATGACACGAAGGCCATGGCTCAATTCAAGAAATGGGTGGCAGATAATCCGGCCTATGCTCGAATGGATATCCGGGGGTTACAGAATGTCCGTGATGAAATGGGAGAGGCTTTCGGGGATAAGGTGGCCTTTTTCTCTGGTAAGGAATCCAAGAAAGAAAGAGTTAAGGCCGTTAATGAATTTAATGATGATTCCAGCGGCGTTGATGTCATTGTTGTACAGAAGGATGCAGGCAAGGAAGGGATTTCCCTGCATGATAAGATCGGGGAAAAGCAAAGGGCCCTTGTTTCTTTGTACCTGCCTACCAAGCCCACGGATGCTATTCAGACCGAAGGACGTATCTATCGTCTTGGTTTGATGTCTGATGCGGTTATCGAGTATTTGAAAACAGGGTTGTCCTTTGAATCCCGCGCATTCGGCCAGAAAATATCTGAACGTGCCGGGGCTGCAGAGAACCTGGCCATGGGTGAACTTGCCCGGGATCTGCGTACAGCCTTTCGTGAAGGTTACCTTGATTCGACCTCAAGAGCTCCCAGCTTGGAGCAGGGGCGCGGAGGCAAGGAGGCTGATTCTTTTGTCGAGCAGGCTTCTCCTTTCGACCAGGCTAAGACCCATTACTATTCCCAGCAGAAAAGGACTTCCCGCAATAAAGCTCGGGAAGGATCCGATTACTTTGCCACTCCGGAGCCTCTTGGATTCAAGATGGTTGAATGGTTGGATCTGAAGCCGGGAGAATCCGTTCTTGAACCTTCTGCCGGGCATGGTGCTATTGCCCGGTACTTTCCAGAATCTGCGGACATAACAACTGTAGAGCCTTCAGACGAGTTGTTTTCCAAAATGTCGGTCATATGTGACGGCCGCAAGATCAATGAGCGATTTGAGAATCTAGCTGCAGTCAATAAATATGACGGCATTGCCATGAATCCTCCTTTCGGATCCGGAGGGAGAACAGCGGTCGATCATCTGGGTAAGGCCTTCAATCACCTGCGTGAAGGTGGGCGTGTAGTTTGTATCCTTCCTGAAGGGCCTGCTGCCGACCGTAAGTTTGATAAATGGTATGAGTCTAAGGAAGCCGAACACGCGCACAAGGTTGCCGAGTTCGGTTTGCCGTCTGCAACATTCGGTCGTGCCGGAACGAAAGTTAAGACCCGTATTGTGGTTATTGATAAGCTGGGCAAGGGAGCTGAAGGTGTTCAGTCCAGAGGGCGTACTGACTTCAGTGCCGATACGGTCGAAGAACTCTTTGAACGTATCGAGAGTGTTACCGCTCCGGAGCGGGTGGTTAAGAAAGCAGATACTGAAGCATCATTAAAAGAAGCAGGCCTTGAGCTCAAACAAGCTTCCAACTCCAAGGGAGATTTCTGGGTCGTCACCGGCGAGACTTACCAGAATAAGCAGGCCTTAAAGGAGGCCGGAGCTCGCTGGAACCGAGCGGAGAAGGGCTGGGCTTTTTATCAGGAAGAAAGTCCGCTGCAGGACATTGCCGAACAACTGGATAGACTTCCGGCCTCACTCGGTGGTACTGTTTTGGAACCAGTTGACCGGAGCACCTATGACGAAAGATCAAAGCGAACAACAAAAGAAACCCGACTCTACGAAGAGCAGCTTAGAAAAGAATATGGACTCGACTTTCCGGACGGATCAGTCTTCGCAGTTAAGCCAGGAAGAGTTCGAAGAGCTGACGGAAATGTTTCAGATCCGATTCATCAGGAAGTCGGACGGGAAGGTGTTTACTCCCAGACATTGTCCTCCTCTCGGGAGGGACTAGAGACTCTGGACAGAATTGCGGGTCTGTTCGGTAAAAAGCTTGTTTATGTTGCTTCTGATCTGCCGATTCTGCCAGCTGAAGCCCATGCCGATCTGAAGCAGAATATTGTCTTCATGAGGCCTGATTCAAATCATCCTCATTTATTTTTGCTTGGACATGAAATTGTCCATTTAATGAAGTCTGAAGCTCCTGCTCTTTACAACAAATTTTACGATTTAGCTGATAACCAGATAAATGAAGGGATTTGGGAAAAGCACCATAAGTGGCGTGAGCGTCTTGAACGTGAATCGGGTAGAGAAAAAGGTCTAACCCGTGAGCATGCAGATGAAGAATTCCTTGCAGATGTTTCTGGTGAGCAGTTTCTTGAGCCTTCCTTCTGGGAGGATATGGCCGAGGAAGAGCCAAGCTTATTCCAAAAATTCGGTGAAAAGGTAAAGCAGCTTTTAGACCGAGTCCTTTCGGTGTTTAAGCAGGAAGGTACTGCCAATCGTTACTTCCATGATATTGAGTTAGTCCGCAAAGGGCTGGTTTCCGTGCTTGCTGAATACTCCAGACAGCAAAACGCTAAACCGTCAAGCCGTCAAGACGTCAAAACGTCAAAGCGTAATGACGGTATTCATTTTTCTAAAACATCCAATCCTCGCAATCACACTTCCACAAGGAACGTGCGCGGAGCTGTGCAGGGCTTACAGGCCAAGGCAGAGAACGCGCTGCCGCTGGAAGTGGTTTCCGTATTCGAGGAGCTTCCGGAACATATCCGCAAGGCTTTCAAAGCGCAGGGCGGTGGTTATTGCGAGGCCTGCAATGATCCTAAGACCGGAAAGGTCTGGATGGTGGCCGAGAACATTGCTTCCCGCAAGCGTGCGGTGGAGCTTTGGATGCATGAGCAGGGAGCGCACCACGGCTTGCGCGGCCTGATGGGTGACAAGGATTACGTATCCCTTCTGGGTAAGGTGCATCGTGCCGCCAGGCGTGAAGCCGGCTACAAAGAAGTAATTGCAGATTATGACCTTAATTTGTCTGAACGTGGTGACCGGTATCTGGCGGCTCATGAATATCTTGCCAGGCTTGCCGAGAAGGTCCGGCTTGATGAGGTCTTGAGCCCGAAAGAGAAGTCAATTTGGCGCAAGGTTGTCGATGCTGTTCTAAATTGGTTAGCGCGGATCCGCGTCAAGTTGCCCGGCTCTCTTACTCGTGCGGAACTGAATCGGCTTGTTTCCGATGTTGTGTTTTGGACTGTTCACGGCGAAAGTGCAGCGGACATCAAGTCCGGTGAAGCAGCTCCTTCCTATTCTCGTTCCAATCCGAATCTGAAGTCGGCAATGTCCAAGATCGGCTCCAAGGGTGAAATCAAAAGCCCAGTCGCGGAGAAGATTAACCAGGTACGGGAGTTCCTGCGTACTGAATTGAATCAGGGTATGTTCGACCGTTTTGCTTCGCTGAAGGATCTGGACAGTGCTGCGGGTGTGGATAATTTTGAAGACTCAGCTTACGTGGCCGCAAGAATGTCCACCTCTCATGCAGACCAGATTGCGGCCGTAATCGAGCATGGTCATCCCGTCTGGCGTGATGGTGCCATGGATGTGGAAGGCGAAGGCCTTGCCAAGGTTTTCGAACCAGTTGCCGGGGAGCTGGACCGCTATACTGCGTGGCTGGTTGGTCTACGTGCGCGTAAATTGATGGATGAAGGGCGCGAGAACCTTTTCAGCAAAGATGAGATTGACGAACTTTGCGCACTGAACAATGGGCGTGAAACCAAATATGAGGACGTGCGCCAGAACTACATCCAGTTCAAGACCAAGGTGCTCGACTTTGCCGAGGCTGCAGGTGTTGTTTCCGGTTCAGGTAGATTAGTCTGGGAGCATGATGAATATATTCCTTTTTACCGCATCAATGATGAAGCGGATGTAAAAGCTCCAAAGGGTAAGAAAGGTATCGCCAGCCAGTATTCCGGTATTCGTCGGTTGCAGGGTGGCACTGCTAATCTTGGAGATCCTTTTGAGAATATTATCCGTAACTATTCGCACCTTATTGATGCCAGCGTGAAGAACCGGGCCATGGAACAGGCCATGACCAATGCCGAGAAGATTGGCGAGGCTGTTCCGGCAGATTTTAAATGGCAGGCTCTGAAGCTGAAAGGTGGGGCCCTGCGCAGCGCGTTGGTCAAAACCCTTGGTGATGACAAGGCCGTGGGGCAGCTTTCCGCCGCACAGCGCGATTCTCTGCAGACCGTCTTCAGGATGGTTGCTCCGGACGCCAAGGACATTGTTCATGTTCTGCGGGACGGTAAGCCTGTTTACTACCATGTGGGTGATCCGCTCCTTCTGCGATCGCTGACCGCGGTGAATCTCCAGAGCTGGAACAATATGGGCATGAAGGCCGCGCGTTTCTTCAAGCGCTTGCTGACCACGGGCGTTACTTCCACACCTGACTTCATGCTCCGGAACCTTGTGCGCGATACCGTGCATGCCTGGGGCGTGGACCGTACCGGGCATTTCGTGCCGGTAATCGGCTCCTTCAGGGGAGCAATCAAGAGCCTGCGTAAGGATTCGGATACCGTGAAAATGATGGCTGCAGGAGCTGCTTTTCATGGTGGCTACTCTTATGGACATGATCCGGGAGCCGGCAAGCTGGTGGTGGAGAAGCTGGTCAAGAAGCATGACATCGATGAGTCCACAATCATCGATACTCCCAAAAAAATGGCCAAGTTCATGAAATTCGGATGGGACCGTTGGCAGGAATTTGGAAGCGCATTTGAGAATGCTACCCGGGCGCGGCTGTACGAGGGAGTGAAAGAAAAGGGCGGTTCTCATCTTGAAGCTGCATACGAGGCCAAGGATATCATGGATTATTCCATGGGTGGTGATTGGCCGGCAATTCGTTTCTTGTGCGAGACTGTGCCGTTCTTCGGAGCGCGTATGGTCGGTCTGCACCGACTTGGCCGGGGAGCATATGAGAATCCGCAATCGTTCCTTGCCAAGGGCGCAATGGTGGCCATGGCTTCGGTGCTGCTTTATCTGAACAACCGGGATCGGGACGAGTTCAAGGAGCTCGAACACTGGGATCGGGATAACTACTATCATTTCTTTGTAGGTGATCAGCATTTCCGCATGCCCAAGCCCTTTGAAATCGGGGCTATATTCGGAACTCTTCCAGAGCGTCTGACCGAATACGCAGTAGATGGTCAGGACGGGGATCTGCTTGCCGACCGTCTGCAGTTCATGCTGACCCAGACCTTCAGCGTAGGCACTCCCCAGATAATAACCCCGGTCCTTGAGCAGTGGGCGGACAAGTCCTTTTTTACCGGGCGTTCCATCGTACCCATGAGATTGAAGAGGCTCCGGCCGGAAGCGCAGCGCGATCACCGCACCAGCGAGACAGCCGCGCTGCTGGGTGAGAAGACGGGAACTAGTCCCAAGCGCATCGAACATTTGGTGAATGGTTATTTCGGAACTCTGGGAGTTTATGCGCTTTCCATGTCTGACATAATTACCCGCAGAATGGTGGATGCACCGGAAATGCCGTCAAGACGTCTTGACGACATGCCGCTAATCAAAAGCTTCTATCGCGATAAGCCGGCAAAGCACAGCCGTTATCTCACGGAGCTGTATGACATGATACATGAAGCGGATGAGCTGTATTCTACCGTGAAGGCCTACGCTCAGTCCGGAAGTTCAGAAAAGGCTATGCAGCTCCTGCAGGATGAAGATAACCGCAAGCTGCTTGGCAAGCGCGGAGGGCTGAACCAGCTCCGCCGTGCGATCGGGGAGATTGAGACGGGGATTCGGCAGGTTCACCTCTCTAGAATCCTTACCCCGGCTCAGAAGCGGGAACGGATTGATGCGCTTCTGGAGAAGCGGAATGGGGTTGTTCGGAAGGTGATGGGGGACTAA